A portion of the Sebastes fasciatus isolate fSebFas1 chromosome 2, fSebFas1.pri, whole genome shotgun sequence genome contains these proteins:
- the c2h15orf48 gene encoding normal mucosa of esophagus-specific gene 1 protein: MVGFFQMLRKKKELIPLIGFTAFAAVGATSAALYFLFTKNDVILNRTKNPEPWERLDPSKPQKLITINQVWKPVEELEYVKSLTK; this comes from the exons ATGGTTGGATTTTTCCAAATGttgagaaagaaaaaggag CTGATCCCTCTGATAGGGTTCACGGCTTTTGCTGCAGTAGGAGCCACCTCTGCTGCTCTCTACTTTCTATTTACAAAAAATGATGTTAT TTTGAATAGGACCAAAAACCCAGAACCATGGGAGAGACTGGACCCATCAAAACCCCAAAAG CTCATCACCATCAATCAAGTGTGGAAACCagtggaggagctggagtatGTGAAGAGCCTCACCAAGTAA